The following coding sequences lie in one Jonesia denitrificans DSM 20603 genomic window:
- the groES gene encoding co-chaperone GroES: MSVSIKPLEDRIVVKALEAETTLPSGLVIPDTAKEKPQEGEVLAVGPGRIDDKGNRIPVDVNVGDKVIYSKYGGTEIKYAGEEYLILSARDVLAIVG; the protein is encoded by the coding sequence GTGTCGGTCTCCATCAAGCCGCTCGAGGACCGGATTGTGGTCAAGGCTCTTGAAGCTGAAACCACGTTGCCTTCCGGTCTTGTTATCCCAGACACTGCAAAGGAAAAGCCTCAGGAAGGTGAAGTTCTTGCAGTAGGTCCTGGTCGCATCGATGACAAAGGCAACCGCATTCCGGTTGATGTCAACGTTGGCGACAAGGTCATTTACTCCAAGTACGGCGGAACTGAGATCAAGTACGCTGGCGAGGAATACCTGATTCTTTCTGCTCGCGACGTGCTCGCGATCGTCGGCTGA
- a CDS encoding THUMP-like domain-containing protein, with protein sequence MPLIEELMTPEGEELLAHVTPYSPDRILPLTQSLRNQGYHPDLIALAFTQAQLRAQATTKFGPFAERMLFTRDGLEQATRLSVAVHHARRFTNAGITIMADITAGIGADSLAFGASGLHVHAVEKDHTTALIAAHNVRPFPEVHVTHGDGLDYVTSGAPVAGIYADPARRQQGKRLFDPAAHHPPLPAVWDLAARVNGALGVKVGPGINHEDIPADTEAQWVSVSGEVVEAGIWFGPLAQHRGHTALLINAEGHHHTFTAHPSNTEPEIAAPGHYGTTLIEPDGALIRAGLVADLAQRIGAQLLDPHIAYLTTDSDHIPLADGVRLGRAYQITDVLPYTVKNLRGYLRERKVGSVEIKKRGVDITPEKLRPQLGLAGPNRATVILTRVKDSRIAMIGHPL encoded by the coding sequence GTGCCGCTCATCGAAGAACTCATGACCCCTGAAGGCGAAGAACTACTCGCCCACGTCACCCCCTATTCCCCCGACCGGATCCTGCCCCTCACTCAGTCACTGCGCAATCAGGGTTACCATCCTGACCTCATCGCACTGGCCTTCACCCAAGCACAACTGCGCGCACAAGCCACCACAAAGTTTGGACCGTTCGCCGAACGGATGCTCTTCACCCGTGACGGCCTAGAACAAGCCACCCGGCTCTCAGTCGCCGTACACCACGCCCGGCGCTTCACCAACGCCGGCATCACCATCATGGCAGACATCACCGCCGGAATCGGAGCGGACTCTCTCGCCTTTGGAGCCAGCGGGCTCCATGTCCACGCAGTGGAAAAGGACCACACGACCGCGCTCATCGCCGCACACAACGTGCGTCCTTTCCCCGAGGTCCATGTGACACACGGTGATGGTCTTGACTATGTCACCTCCGGTGCACCCGTCGCCGGGATCTACGCCGACCCTGCACGCCGCCAGCAGGGCAAACGCCTCTTTGATCCCGCAGCACACCACCCCCCACTTCCTGCAGTATGGGACCTCGCTGCCCGCGTCAACGGAGCGTTAGGCGTCAAAGTGGGGCCTGGCATCAACCACGAGGACATCCCCGCCGACACCGAAGCGCAATGGGTTTCAGTCAGCGGCGAGGTCGTCGAAGCGGGCATCTGGTTCGGGCCACTAGCCCAGCATCGTGGCCACACGGCCCTCCTCATCAATGCAGAAGGACACCATCACACCTTCACCGCACACCCCAGCAACACCGAACCAGAAATTGCCGCCCCTGGCCACTACGGCACCACCCTCATCGAACCAGACGGCGCCCTCATCCGCGCAGGTCTCGTCGCTGACCTTGCCCAACGCATCGGCGCGCAATTACTTGACCCACACATCGCCTATCTCACCACCGACAGCGACCATATCCCGCTGGCCGACGGCGTCCGCCTCGGGCGGGCCTACCAGATCACCGATGTGCTTCCTTACACAGTGAAAAACCTGCGCGGCTACTTGCGGGAACGTAAAGTGGGGTCGGTAGAGATCAAAAAACGTGGCGTCGACATCACACCCGAAAAACTCCGCCCCCAACTGGGTTTGGCTGGCCCCAACCGGGCCACCGTCATTCTCACTCGGGTGAAGGACAGTCGCATCGCCATGATTGGGCACCCACTGTAG
- a CDS encoding GuaB3 family IMP dehydrogenase-related protein → MSNEIEIGRGKRGRRAYTFDDIAVVPSRRTRDPQDVSTSWQIDAYHFDLPIMAAPMDSVMSPDTAIALGKLGGLGVLDLEGLWTRYEDPTSLLAEIASLPAGQSTARMQEIYAEPIKPELITSRLRDIRNAGVTVAGALSPARTQEFSQQVIDAGVDLFVIRGTTVSAEHVSSHAEPLNLKRFIYELDVPVIVGGAASYTAALHLMRTGAAGVLVGFGGGAAHTTRTSLGIHVPMATAVADVAAARRDYLDESGGRYVHVIADGGVGRSGDLVKAFAVGADAVMIGAGLARASEAPGQGWHWGPEAHHPQLPRGERVHVGTAGSLEEILFGPGTRADGTLNMVGALRRAMATTGYSELKEFQRIEVVVSPYAGSSRPATDG, encoded by the coding sequence GTGAGCAATGAGATTGAGATTGGCCGAGGCAAGCGGGGACGGCGCGCCTATACCTTTGACGACATCGCGGTGGTCCCCTCCCGACGAACCCGAGACCCCCAAGACGTGTCGACCAGCTGGCAAATCGACGCCTACCACTTTGATCTACCCATCATGGCTGCGCCCATGGACTCTGTCATGTCACCTGACACAGCCATTGCACTGGGCAAACTTGGTGGGCTTGGTGTCCTTGACCTGGAAGGGCTATGGACCCGGTACGAGGACCCCACCTCACTCCTCGCGGAGATTGCCTCCCTACCTGCAGGTCAATCCACTGCCCGAATGCAAGAAATCTACGCTGAACCCATCAAACCAGAACTCATTACCTCGCGGCTGCGAGACATCCGCAACGCCGGGGTGACTGTTGCGGGGGCGCTGTCGCCAGCCCGCACCCAAGAGTTCTCCCAACAAGTCATTGACGCCGGTGTCGACCTCTTTGTCATCAGAGGAACCACCGTGTCCGCGGAACACGTGTCCAGTCACGCTGAACCCCTCAACCTCAAACGGTTCATTTACGAGCTTGATGTCCCTGTCATTGTTGGTGGTGCCGCGTCCTACACTGCCGCACTTCACCTCATGCGCACCGGTGCAGCGGGAGTCCTGGTGGGATTTGGTGGGGGAGCAGCCCACACCACCCGCACATCGCTAGGCATTCATGTCCCCATGGCCACTGCGGTCGCTGATGTTGCTGCCGCCCGCCGTGACTACCTCGACGAATCTGGTGGCCGGTACGTCCACGTGATCGCCGACGGCGGAGTTGGCCGTTCCGGTGACCTCGTCAAGGCGTTCGCTGTCGGCGCTGACGCGGTCATGATCGGGGCTGGGCTTGCCCGCGCCAGCGAAGCACCAGGCCAAGGTTGGCACTGGGGGCCAGAAGCGCATCACCCACAACTGCCCCGTGGCGAGCGGGTACACGTGGGCACCGCAGGTTCACTGGAGGAAATCCTCTTTGGCCCCGGAACCCGGGCAGATGGAACCCTTAACATGGTCGGGGCATTGCGCCGCGCCATGGCCACAACTGGATACAGCGAACTCAAGGAGTTCCAACGCATCGAAGTGGTGGTGTCCCCCTACGCTGGGTCTTCGCGACCAGCAACTGACGGGTAA
- the guaB gene encoding IMP dehydrogenase: MTTSHASHDPFGFLGLTYDDVLLLPNETDVIPSEVDTTTRLTKDITLSVPLVSAAMDTVTEARMAIAMARQGGIGIIHRNLSIDEQARNVDMVKRSESGMITDPVTVGPNATIEELDNLCGQYRVSGLPVVDDNNTLLGIITNRDLRFVKPEAYLTTTVRDVMTPMPLITGKVGIARDDAANLLAKHRIEKLPLVDEQGRLQGLITVKDFVKTQQYPNATKDAEGRLRVGAAIGFYGDAWERATALAEAGADVLVADTANGHARLLLEMVTKIKKDPFFRNVQVIGGNVATYDGARALAEAGADAVKVGVGPGSICTTRVVAGVGVPQVTAVYEAARACRELGVPVIADGGLQYSGDIAKALVAGAETVMLGSLLAGCDESPGELVFVNGKQFKHYRGMGSLGAMASRGKRSYSKDRYFQADVSSDDKIVPEGIEGQVPYRGPLGAVAYQLTGGLHQSMFYVGARTIPQLQERGKFVRITSAGLKESHPHDIKMTVEAPNYNGR; the protein is encoded by the coding sequence ATGACGACGTCCCACGCATCGCACGACCCCTTCGGATTCCTTGGCCTCACCTACGATGACGTTCTTCTCCTCCCCAATGAAACAGACGTCATCCCCTCCGAGGTCGACACGACAACGCGACTGACCAAAGACATCACCCTGTCTGTCCCCCTCGTGTCTGCAGCCATGGACACCGTCACCGAAGCGCGTATGGCCATTGCTATGGCACGCCAAGGTGGCATCGGGATCATTCACCGCAACCTGTCCATTGACGAGCAAGCCCGCAACGTCGACATGGTCAAACGTTCTGAATCCGGAATGATCACCGACCCAGTCACGGTGGGGCCCAACGCCACCATCGAAGAACTCGACAACCTGTGCGGACAATACCGAGTCTCCGGGCTTCCTGTCGTGGACGACAACAACACGTTGCTCGGGATCATCACCAACCGTGACCTGCGATTCGTCAAACCTGAGGCGTACCTGACGACCACAGTGCGTGACGTGATGACCCCCATGCCGCTCATCACAGGTAAGGTCGGCATCGCCCGCGACGACGCGGCGAACCTCCTCGCGAAACACCGCATCGAAAAGCTTCCTCTCGTTGACGAGCAAGGACGCCTCCAAGGGCTCATCACCGTCAAAGACTTTGTCAAAACTCAGCAGTACCCCAATGCCACCAAAGACGCCGAAGGGCGACTCCGGGTCGGCGCCGCCATTGGTTTCTACGGTGACGCCTGGGAACGCGCAACTGCGCTTGCTGAAGCAGGTGCTGACGTCCTTGTCGCCGACACCGCAAACGGTCACGCACGGCTCCTGCTCGAGATGGTCACCAAGATCAAAAAAGACCCCTTCTTTCGCAATGTCCAAGTCATCGGTGGAAACGTCGCCACCTATGACGGGGCGCGGGCACTGGCAGAAGCCGGGGCCGACGCCGTGAAAGTAGGTGTCGGGCCAGGGTCAATCTGTACCACTCGCGTCGTCGCAGGGGTTGGGGTTCCCCAAGTAACAGCCGTCTATGAAGCTGCGCGCGCATGCCGCGAACTGGGCGTACCAGTCATCGCTGATGGCGGACTGCAATACTCCGGAGACATCGCCAAAGCCCTTGTCGCGGGGGCAGAAACCGTGATGCTTGGCTCCCTCCTCGCCGGCTGCGACGAATCCCCAGGAGAACTCGTTTTTGTCAACGGCAAACAGTTCAAGCACTACCGCGGAATGGGATCACTCGGAGCCATGGCTTCGCGCGGAAAACGCTCATACTCCAAAGACCGTTACTTCCAAGCAGACGTCTCCTCCGACGACAAAATCGTTCCCGAAGGCATCGAAGGACAAGTGCCCTACCGTGGCCCACTCGGCGCAGTGGCCTACCAACTCACCGGAGGGCTGCATCAATCCATGTTCTACGTGGGTGCACGCACCATCCCGCAACTGCAAGAACGGGGAAAGTTCGTCCGCATCACCTCTGCAGGGCTCAAAGAATCTCACCCCCACGACATCAAAATGACCGTGGAGGCACCCAACTACAACGGCCGGTGA
- a CDS encoding glutamate--cysteine ligase — protein MSTIEFQRSERSTIGIEWELALVDKDSGDLRQVAQTILDAVTPEGGGQHPHIRQELLLNTVEIVTGVCRTVKEAGDDLALSIEQLRGITDPLRVELMCAGTHPFARWSNQKVTDKQRYATLIDRTQWWGRQMLIYGIHVHVGIEDHRKVLPIMRAMMTYFGHMQSLSASSPFWGGKDTSYASNRALMFQQLPTAGLPFQFDDWGQLEAYVDDMLKVGVIDQFDEVRWDLRPSPRYGTIETRIADGCSNLTEVLALAALTQCLVEHFSSLLDEGKPLPTMQPWFIQENKWRSARYGMDAILILNAQGDEELVTNDLPRLMTMLEPTAERLGCLDQLQHIDTMMRKGASYQRQRAVARRHGGDLGAVVDHLVREMRAGKPL, from the coding sequence ATGTCCACTATTGAGTTTCAGCGTTCCGAGCGCTCCACCATCGGCATTGAGTGGGAGCTCGCCTTAGTGGATAAGGACTCCGGCGACCTGCGACAAGTCGCACAAACAATTCTGGACGCAGTCACCCCGGAAGGCGGCGGGCAACACCCCCACATTCGTCAAGAACTCCTTCTCAACACCGTGGAAATTGTCACCGGAGTGTGCCGCACGGTCAAGGAAGCCGGAGATGATCTCGCATTGTCGATCGAGCAGTTACGAGGCATTACCGACCCTTTGCGAGTGGAATTGATGTGCGCTGGAACCCACCCCTTTGCCCGGTGGTCAAACCAGAAAGTCACCGACAAACAACGGTATGCCACCCTCATCGACCGCACCCAATGGTGGGGCCGACAAATGCTCATTTACGGGATTCATGTCCATGTCGGCATTGAAGACCACCGCAAGGTTCTGCCGATCATGCGGGCGATGATGACCTACTTCGGGCACATGCAATCTCTGTCTGCCAGTTCCCCGTTCTGGGGCGGGAAAGACACATCCTATGCGTCCAACCGTGCGCTGATGTTTCAACAATTGCCGACCGCAGGGCTTCCGTTTCAGTTTGACGACTGGGGTCAACTGGAAGCCTATGTTGATGACATGCTGAAGGTTGGAGTGATCGACCAGTTTGATGAGGTTCGCTGGGATTTACGCCCTTCCCCCCGGTACGGAACCATTGAAACCCGGATTGCCGACGGGTGCTCCAACCTCACTGAAGTCCTTGCCCTAGCAGCCCTCACCCAATGCTTGGTAGAACACTTTTCCTCCCTGCTCGATGAAGGCAAACCGTTGCCCACCATGCAACCGTGGTTCATTCAAGAAAACAAATGGCGCTCAGCACGGTACGGAATGGATGCCATCCTTATTCTCAATGCGCAGGGCGACGAAGAACTCGTCACCAACGATCTTCCTCGCCTCATGACGATGCTTGAACCAACAGCAGAACGCCTCGGCTGCCTTGACCAACTTCAACACATCGACACGATGATGCGTAAAGGTGCGTCCTACCAACGTCAGCGCGCCGTTGCTCGCCGCCATGGTGGTGACCTGGGGGCGGTGGTGGATCATCTTGTCCGCGAGATGCGGGCCGGCAAACCGTTGTAG
- a CDS encoding MerR family transcriptional regulator: MTRQHNPALSVAAVAQRLGVAPSTLRTWDRRYGLGPSAHSLGSHRRYSAQDVARLMVMRTWVLKGASGSEAAQAAQELNADELDYVTVERDLDDALSQSGLKPTRLTDTPSGPSASSLPSASSSDPAPSQSATPQDAPEARNTGASISRLRVARSAPETPHQLSYPERCTELVKEALQDNELACTTLLQVDPDDNVIAWWKQLVRPALDRLASHTVLARPGQNPHLLVGNLALSQLRRFTRALDARNPQGSRPHPSRLRNIVLVFAPPNDTLALPAHVLTAALLANNHNAHIIIGPENEHRVTELVTMVRPAAVVFVSTHRAPDLSVIRTLVDVHPDLPTFLGLGPDIDLGELISRPHVSRIRSFTALFHEVAAAAGNRASAPDYWNDNSTQ, translated from the coding sequence GTGACGCGACAGCACAATCCGGCACTCAGTGTTGCGGCAGTGGCCCAACGACTCGGAGTGGCGCCATCAACTTTACGGACCTGGGACCGCCGCTACGGCCTCGGCCCATCTGCCCACTCCTTGGGATCGCACCGACGCTACAGCGCACAAGATGTAGCGCGGCTCATGGTGATGCGAACCTGGGTCCTCAAGGGAGCATCGGGAAGCGAGGCGGCACAAGCCGCCCAGGAACTTAACGCAGACGAACTTGACTACGTGACAGTCGAACGCGACCTCGATGACGCGCTTAGCCAATCAGGACTCAAACCCACACGGCTGACTGACACCCCAAGTGGCCCCAGTGCTTCCTCCCTACCATCAGCGTCCTCGAGTGACCCAGCGCCTTCCCAATCCGCCACACCACAAGATGCGCCGGAAGCCAGGAACACCGGTGCATCGATCTCCCGTCTGCGCGTTGCGCGCTCTGCACCAGAAACACCCCACCAACTTAGCTACCCAGAACGGTGCACGGAACTGGTCAAAGAGGCCCTGCAAGACAACGAGCTCGCCTGCACCACCCTGCTCCAAGTCGACCCCGATGACAACGTGATCGCATGGTGGAAACAACTAGTCCGGCCTGCTCTTGACCGCCTTGCCAGCCACACTGTCCTTGCTCGACCCGGACAAAATCCTCACCTCCTCGTGGGGAACCTCGCCCTGTCACAACTGCGACGGTTCACCAGAGCCCTGGACGCGCGTAACCCCCAAGGGTCGCGACCACACCCGTCGCGCCTGCGCAATATTGTGCTCGTCTTCGCACCCCCCAACGACACTCTTGCATTGCCCGCACACGTCCTCACCGCAGCGCTCCTTGCGAACAACCACAACGCTCACATCATCATTGGGCCAGAAAACGAACACCGGGTGACCGAACTTGTCACCATGGTGCGCCCTGCCGCCGTGGTCTTCGTCTCCACTCACCGGGCCCCTGACCTGTCTGTCATTCGCACACTCGTCGACGTCCACCCCGACCTGCCCACCTTCCTCGGGCTAGGGCCGGACATCGACCTCGGCGAACTCATCTCCCGGCCCCACGTATCCCGGATCCGGTCATTCACCGCGCTCTTCCACGAAGTTGCCGCCGCAGCCGGTAATCGAGCAAGCGCCCCCGACTACTGGAACGACAACAGCACACAGTGA
- the tsaD gene encoding tRNA (adenosine(37)-N6)-threonylcarbamoyltransferase complex transferase subunit TsaD produces MTNPLILGIETSCDETGVALVRGHELLFDAVASSMDEHARFGGIIPEVASRAHLEAMIPTIRQALDEAHVDLTDVDAVAVTAGPGLVGPLTIGASAAKALAVAINRPLYGVNHVVGHAAVDQLVHGAFPDRFLSLVVSGGHSSLLLVNDIARDVEELGSTLDDAAGEAFDKVGRLLGLPYPGGPHIDKLAREGDPQAIRFPRALTKGRDKEKHQDDFSFSGLKTSVARWVEARHDQGLEIPLNDVAASFADAVADVLTAKTLAACQRHDVDTLVIGGGFSANSQLRDMAAERCAEAGITLRIPPIRYCTDNGAMIAALGANMVAANVAPSALDIPVDSSMPLTVTHV; encoded by the coding sequence ATGACCAACCCACTCATCTTGGGTATTGAAACATCCTGTGACGAAACAGGCGTGGCACTCGTGCGCGGACACGAGCTCCTCTTCGACGCGGTCGCCAGCTCAATGGATGAACACGCCCGGTTCGGCGGAATCATCCCCGAAGTGGCATCCCGCGCACACCTGGAAGCCATGATCCCCACCATCCGACAGGCACTAGACGAAGCGCACGTTGATCTCACCGACGTCGACGCCGTCGCGGTCACCGCAGGACCCGGCCTCGTGGGACCACTCACCATCGGCGCATCGGCAGCCAAAGCGCTCGCAGTAGCGATCAACCGCCCCCTTTACGGCGTGAACCACGTTGTTGGTCACGCAGCGGTGGATCAACTTGTCCACGGCGCCTTCCCCGACCGGTTCCTCTCCCTGGTTGTTTCCGGTGGACACTCATCCTTATTGCTGGTCAATGACATCGCACGCGATGTGGAGGAACTGGGATCCACCCTGGACGACGCCGCCGGTGAAGCCTTCGACAAAGTGGGCCGCCTGCTCGGGCTGCCCTACCCAGGCGGACCGCACATCGACAAACTTGCCCGAGAAGGTGACCCTCAGGCCATTCGCTTCCCTCGCGCATTAACCAAGGGTCGGGACAAGGAAAAACACCAAGACGATTTTTCTTTTTCCGGGCTGAAAACCTCTGTTGCGCGGTGGGTAGAAGCACGCCATGACCAAGGACTGGAGATCCCCCTTAACGATGTGGCTGCCTCGTTTGCAGACGCTGTCGCTGACGTTCTCACCGCGAAGACACTGGCGGCCTGCCAACGGCACGATGTGGATACCCTCGTCATTGGTGGTGGTTTCTCTGCGAACTCGCAACTGCGCGATATGGCGGCCGAGCGGTGCGCTGAAGCGGGAATAACTTTGCGGATCCCACCGATCCGGTATTGCACCGACAACGGCGCGATGATTGCGGCACTCGGAGCGAACATGGTGGCCGCGAACGTGGCGCCATCAGCACTCGACATTCCCGTGGACTCCTCCATGCCACTGACAGTCACACACGTCTAA
- a CDS encoding sulfurtransferase → MTTPHHHTQRAHVWTTVSDLHTRLNSPHPPRILDVRWQLGRNDGRERYEAGHIPGALYADLDTQLAAPASPEAGRHPLPSLQALTESIRAWGITPDIPVVVYDTVGGMSAARAWWLLRWAGLTDVTILDGGLDAWTKQGHSLTQGFDTVDPTTITLTGGHMPTITTDDAEHFPEHGILLDARAPHRYSGEEEPIDPRAGHIPGALNTPTAHFIDEAGHLKPAADLTDILTDAGVIDPSHADLDTDGLIASADQPLAVYCGSGVTAAHAIAVLASLGIEAALYPGSWSQWSHDPHRPVATGNHTEP, encoded by the coding sequence GTGACCACACCCCACCACCACACGCAACGCGCGCACGTGTGGACAACCGTCAGCGACCTCCACACCCGCCTCAACTCACCACACCCACCGCGCATCCTCGACGTGCGGTGGCAACTCGGCCGCAACGACGGGCGCGAACGCTACGAAGCCGGGCACATCCCCGGAGCGCTCTACGCTGACCTCGACACCCAACTCGCGGCCCCCGCAAGCCCCGAAGCTGGACGCCACCCACTTCCCTCCCTACAAGCACTGACCGAATCAATCCGTGCGTGGGGCATCACCCCCGACATCCCCGTCGTGGTCTATGACACTGTCGGAGGAATGTCAGCAGCCCGCGCCTGGTGGCTCCTACGATGGGCAGGTCTCACTGACGTCACAATCCTGGACGGCGGACTCGACGCATGGACTAAGCAAGGCCACAGCCTCACCCAAGGATTTGACACCGTTGACCCCACAACCATCACCCTGACCGGTGGACACATGCCCACCATCACCACCGACGACGCCGAACACTTCCCAGAACACGGCATTCTCCTGGACGCGCGTGCCCCTCACCGCTACAGCGGAGAAGAAGAACCCATCGACCCCCGCGCCGGACACATCCCCGGAGCGCTCAACACACCCACCGCCCACTTCATCGACGAGGCCGGGCACCTCAAACCCGCAGCCGACCTCACCGACATCCTCACTGATGCCGGAGTCATCGACCCCAGCCACGCCGACCTCGACACCGACGGGCTTATCGCAAGCGCCGACCAACCACTGGCTGTGTACTGCGGGTCGGGAGTGACAGCCGCCCACGCAATCGCCGTGCTCGCCTCCCTCGGAATCGAAGCCGCACTCTACCCCGGGTCATGGTCGCAATGGTCACACGACCCGCACCGGCCCGTGGCGACCGGCAATCACACCGAACCCTAG
- a CDS encoding pseudouridine synthase: MARRSARKRRSSPLPVRDGINPVRLQMPHPGEPLPRSRRPHVTGPRDAMGLTRDALGRDKEATGAPSAMTTADDAPPHAPADLRTIADFLVWRFPHDTDTLLAKLRAGEVVDEIGRPLTLESPYRPGGLIHLYRDPDPEPEVPFACDVLFEDDDLYVIDKPHFLASTPKGRYVTETALVRLRKDTGNPELSPAHRLDRLTAGVLVFTKRRELRGAYQELFAQRQVTKVYQAVAPTNPAVDLPATVRSRIVKEHGIMRAHTMPGEPNTETLVTLTDTATLPAGHDVAVQDVGLYTLYPHTGKTHQLRIHMASLGLGIVYDNYYPDFYHVESDDYRHPLQLLSSQLAFTDPLSGVQRDFRSRKTLSVWADALTHTQPRR; the protein is encoded by the coding sequence GTGGCACGACGCTCAGCACGGAAGCGGCGGTCTTCGCCGCTTCCCGTGCGCGACGGAATCAACCCTGTCCGCCTCCAGATGCCTCACCCGGGTGAACCACTCCCACGCTCCCGCCGACCGCACGTCACTGGCCCCCGGGACGCTATGGGCCTCACCCGTGACGCACTAGGACGCGACAAGGAGGCGACGGGCGCCCCATCCGCCATGACCACGGCAGACGATGCGCCACCCCACGCTCCCGCCGACTTGCGCACCATCGCTGATTTTCTCGTCTGGCGGTTCCCCCACGACACCGATACCCTCCTGGCAAAACTGCGTGCAGGTGAAGTCGTCGACGAGATCGGACGCCCCCTCACCCTGGAGTCCCCCTACCGCCCTGGTGGGCTCATTCACCTCTACCGAGACCCAGACCCGGAACCCGAAGTCCCCTTTGCCTGCGATGTCCTGTTCGAAGACGACGACCTCTACGTGATCGACAAACCACACTTTCTCGCATCAACACCCAAAGGGCGCTACGTCACTGAGACCGCGCTCGTGCGACTACGCAAAGACACCGGAAACCCTGAACTCAGCCCCGCTCACCGACTTGACCGGCTCACCGCCGGAGTGCTCGTCTTCACCAAACGTCGAGAACTCAGAGGCGCCTACCAGGAGCTGTTTGCACAACGACAAGTCACCAAGGTGTACCAGGCTGTCGCCCCCACCAACCCAGCAGTTGACCTGCCTGCCACAGTCCGATCGCGCATCGTCAAAGAACACGGAATCATGCGGGCCCACACCATGCCCGGTGAACCAAACACCGAAACCCTTGTCACACTCACGGACACTGCAACGCTGCCAGCAGGTCACGACGTTGCAGTCCAAGACGTCGGTTTGTACACCCTGTACCCGCACACCGGAAAAACGCACCAACTACGCATCCACATGGCGTCACTGGGGCTAGGGATCGTTTACGACAACTATTACCCGGACTTCTACCACGTCGAGTCCGACGACTACCGTCACCCGCTGCAACTCCTGTCTTCACAGCTCGCGTTCACCGATCCCCTCAGCGGGGTACAACGTGACTTCCGGTCCCGCAAGACACTGTCAGTGTGGGCGGACGCTCTCACCCACACCCAACCACGCAGGTGA
- a CDS encoding exonuclease domain-containing protein, translated as MAWTDGPLLGFDTETTGVDTAHDRVVTAALVLRTGEVTTVDTWLIDPGVPIPDEAARIHGITTEYAVEHGANPVDALSVIADRIVDHMSQGWALVAFNATFDVCIVEAELARHGLPTLAQRLGGPVAPVIDPLVLDRAVDRYRRGQRKLANLCSEYGVEDTGTLHTADADVVATLDVLERMVGRHPRLAAMTLDELHAFQAQAHTQWATNFNTWLAKQGRVADVSPAWLGVGESVRPH; from the coding sequence ATGGCGTGGACCGATGGGCCATTGCTCGGGTTCGATACGGAAACAACGGGTGTGGACACGGCCCACGACCGGGTAGTAACAGCTGCATTGGTGTTGCGCACCGGTGAGGTCACAACTGTGGACACGTGGTTGATTGACCCTGGCGTTCCCATTCCTGATGAGGCCGCCCGTATTCATGGAATCACCACTGAATACGCCGTTGAGCACGGAGCGAACCCAGTGGACGCGTTGAGTGTGATTGCTGACCGGATCGTTGATCACATGTCGCAAGGGTGGGCATTGGTGGCGTTCAACGCGACGTTTGATGTCTGCATCGTGGAAGCCGAACTGGCCCGACATGGCCTTCCTACCCTTGCGCAGCGGCTAGGCGGTCCGGTGGCTCCTGTCATTGACCCTCTCGTGTTAGATCGTGCTGTTGACCGGTATCGCCGTGGACAGCGCAAGTTGGCGAACTTGTGTTCCGAGTATGGGGTGGAGGACACCGGAACACTCCACACTGCTGATGCTGATGTTGTGGCCACGTTGGATGTGTTGGAGCGGATGGTTGGGCGCCACCCTCGGCTCGCTGCGATGACACTTGACGAGTTGCATGCGTTTCAGGCGCAGGCTCACACACAGTGGGCGACGAACTTCAACACGTGGTTGGCAAAGCAGGGGCGTGTCGCCGATGTGTCACCTGCGTGGTTGGGTGTGGGTGAGAGCGTCCGCCCACACTGA
- a CDS encoding WhiB family transcriptional regulator — MTDVSRLPGPVMELWEWQYQGACRDVEDTLFFHPEGERGSSRRRRAEKAKAICATCPVMMECREQSLKVREPYGVWGGLSEDERHAILAERDRQAAEVTRIA; from the coding sequence ATGACGGATGTCTCACGTCTGCCAGGGCCAGTCATGGAACTCTGGGAATGGCAGTACCAAGGCGCATGCCGCGACGTCGAAGACACCCTCTTCTTCCACCCCGAAGGCGAACGTGGATCCTCGCGCCGTCGTCGGGCAGAAAAGGCCAAAGCAATTTGCGCAACATGCCCCGTCATGATGGAGTGCCGCGAGCAGTCCCTGAAAGTGCGTGAACCCTACGGTGTGTGGGGTGGCCTCTCAGAGGATGAGCGCCACGCAATTCTCGCGGAACGGGACCGGCAGGCCGCAGAAGTCACCCGCATCGCCTAA